In Moorella sp. Hama-1, a single genomic region encodes these proteins:
- a CDS encoding LacI family DNA-binding transcriptional regulator, with translation MINKNAVSKNLPTIKDVAAAAGVSLKTVSRVINDEGHVREQTREKVLAAIKAIGYQPNAIARSLRVRKTYTIGVIIADVTNSFFSMIVRGIEDVAASQNYSVIIANSDESLEKERNYVRVFAEKQVEGMIIVPASGSQKYLEGMVGHIPLIFVDRCPGEIKGPVVKVENEKGAYELTSHLLKHGYEEIAFIGCQPNLTTAIERFAGFKKALNEYGLKIKPHLVKTGNKTMHDAYRAIEEMFKQPRRPQAILATNNFMLIGALRALNHMGMEVPRDVALVGFDDFEMADVCRPYLTVVTQPAYAMGREAASALFKRMNNPEIEDEEIVLPVELVIRESCGCINHSAKIALQA, from the coding sequence TTGATAAACAAAAATGCTGTATCCAAAAACTTACCAACAATCAAAGACGTCGCCGCTGCTGCTGGGGTTTCCTTAAAAACTGTTTCCCGGGTTATCAATGATGAAGGACATGTCAGGGAACAGACCAGAGAAAAAGTTCTTGCTGCCATTAAGGCCATTGGTTACCAGCCCAATGCCATCGCCCGGAGCCTGCGGGTAAGGAAAACCTATACTATAGGTGTCATTATTGCCGATGTTACCAATAGCTTTTTTAGCATGATTGTTCGCGGCATTGAGGATGTGGCAGCGAGTCAAAATTATAGTGTCATAATTGCCAATTCCGACGAGTCCCTGGAAAAAGAAAGAAACTACGTTCGGGTCTTTGCCGAGAAACAAGTAGAAGGGATGATCATCGTCCCGGCAAGTGGTTCTCAGAAGTACCTGGAAGGAATGGTCGGGCATATACCCTTGATCTTTGTCGATCGTTGTCCGGGTGAAATTAAAGGACCGGTAGTAAAGGTTGAAAACGAAAAGGGCGCTTACGAGTTAACTTCCCACCTGCTCAAGCACGGTTATGAGGAAATCGCCTTTATCGGGTGTCAACCCAACCTGACTACGGCTATTGAACGTTTCGCCGGTTTCAAGAAGGCGTTAAATGAGTATGGGCTAAAAATTAAACCTCATTTAGTTAAGACCGGGAATAAAACCATGCATGACGCCTACCGGGCCATCGAGGAGATGTTTAAACAACCCCGACGTCCCCAGGCTATTCTCGCTACCAACAATTTCATGTTAATAGGAGCTTTACGGGCTCTGAACCACATGGGAATGGAGGTACCGCGCGACGTAGCTCTGGTAGGGTTTGATGACTTTGAGATGGCCGATGTATGCCGCCCTTATCTAACGGTAGTAACCCAACCCGCCTATGCCATGGGACGCGAAGCCGCTAGCGCCTTGTTTAAAAGAATGAATAACCCGGAGATAGAAGACGAGGAGATCGTACTTCCTGTTGAACTGGTAATCCGGGAGAGTTGTGGATGTATCAACCACAGTGCAAAAATAGCCTTGCAAGCCTGA
- a CDS encoding sugar phosphate isomerase/epimerase family protein has protein sequence MPRIAAFPKCFINELCETRSMSIFEWIDLAATLEVDGLELYPGFLLSYERSYLKKVKQAISDHGLTVPMFCVSPNFTNPDPAARRQEIEKYRQILDVVAFFEGETCRVLSGQAYPAVSREDGIKWVVDCINEVLHDAAARGITLVMENHYKDNFWLYPEFALPSDIFVAIVNQINSPWFGVNYDPSNTIIAGEDPLALLRQVKERVVTMHASDRFLKSGTLADLKKQDGIKGYSELLSHGVIGQGLNDYDAIFSELKSVGFDGWISIEDGLNGMEELRQSVRFLREKIAQYFGE, from the coding sequence TTGCCCCGTATTGCCGCCTTCCCCAAGTGTTTTATTAACGAGCTATGTGAAACCCGCAGTATGTCCATCTTCGAATGGATCGATCTGGCAGCCACCCTGGAAGTGGACGGGTTAGAGTTATACCCGGGCTTTCTGCTCAGCTATGAGCGCTCTTACTTAAAAAAGGTAAAGCAGGCCATCAGCGATCACGGGTTAACAGTACCTATGTTCTGCGTCTCACCCAATTTCACCAATCCTGATCCCGCTGCCAGACGCCAGGAGATCGAAAAATATCGTCAGATCCTGGACGTAGTGGCCTTCTTTGAAGGCGAAACCTGTCGGGTGCTTTCAGGACAAGCCTATCCTGCGGTTTCCCGGGAAGATGGCATTAAGTGGGTGGTCGATTGTATCAACGAAGTACTCCATGATGCCGCCGCTAGGGGGATAACCCTGGTTATGGAAAACCACTATAAAGACAACTTCTGGTTGTATCCCGAGTTTGCCCTGCCCTCAGATATTTTCGTCGCGATAGTTAACCAGATCAATTCCCCCTGGTTTGGCGTCAATTATGACCCTTCCAATACTATAATAGCCGGCGAAGACCCCCTGGCCTTACTGCGCCAGGTAAAAGAGCGGGTAGTAACTATGCACGCCAGTGACCGTTTCCTCAAGAGCGGCACCCTGGCAGACCTGAAAAAGCAGGACGGAATTAAAGGTTACAGCGAGCTATTATCCCACGGTGTGATCGGCCAGGGCTTGAACGACTACGACGCCATCTTCAGCGAACTGAAGAGTGTCGGCTTTGACGGTTGGATTTCCATTGAAGACGGACTAAACGGTATGGAAGAGTTAAGGCAATCCGTACGCTTCCTAAGGGAAAAAATAGCCCAATACTTTGGGGAATAA
- a CDS encoding orotidine 5'-phosphate decarboxylase / HUMPS family protein has protein sequence MEPIIQISIDIETIKEALEIAEVAVAAGVDYLEAGTPLILGEGLHAVEALRRRFPDHPIVADLKTMDAGYLEAEMIAKAGATHVVVMAVAHPGTVKGAVRAARDYGIKVMADIMLTEDKVAAAKKMEALGVDYIILHTGFDERHEEPGKSPLTDLPAVSQAVSIPVQAVGGLSIEQAIQAPKMGAPLVVVGAPLVINDKAFHASSSLEQLDKVLRHVVKEVKGL, from the coding sequence ATGGAACCAATTATCCAGATATCCATCGACATTGAAACTATTAAAGAGGCTTTAGAAATAGCCGAGGTAGCCGTAGCTGCCGGGGTCGATTATCTCGAAGCCGGCACCCCCCTCATTCTGGGAGAGGGACTGCACGCCGTCGAAGCCCTGCGCCGGCGTTTCCCGGATCACCCCATTGTTGCGGATTTAAAGACCATGGACGCCGGTTACCTCGAAGCCGAAATGATAGCTAAAGCCGGAGCTACCCACGTCGTGGTCATGGCCGTAGCCCACCCGGGCACCGTCAAAGGCGCTGTCCGGGCGGCCCGGGATTACGGTATTAAAGTTATGGCCGACATCATGCTCACGGAAGATAAAGTAGCAGCGGCTAAAAAGATGGAGGCCCTGGGCGTTGACTATATAATCCTGCACACCGGTTTCGATGAACGCCACGAAGAACCAGGTAAAAGCCCCTTAACCGATCTACCAGCCGTCAGTCAAGCCGTCTCTATCCCCGTCCAGGCCGTAGGGGGATTATCCATCGAGCAGGCCATCCAGGCGCCCAAAATGGGTGCTCCCTTAGTTGTAGTCGGCGCACCCCTCGTTATTAATGATAAAGCCTTCCATGCCAGCAGTAGCTTAGAACAATTGGATAAGGTCTTAAGGCATGTAGTTAAGGAGGTTAAGGGATTATGA
- a CDS encoding zinc-binding dehydrogenase, protein MKALVKYGVTDGDVELREVPEPEIGPEDVLLEVKAAGVCGSDIEMWHHKVTFPVNVPVIQGHEFCGVIKEIGAQVKGFKTGDRVVSETAAHICGHCYHCRAGEYNLCPERKGYGSAINGCFTKYVKVPARILHYIPENVDFDAAALTEPACVAYNAVFIKSHLRPGEPVVVIGPGPIGLFAVQMARIGGAYPIVLIGTEADAGRMEIGKKIGANMTINVSQEDPEEVIGKLTGGLGVPLVIDAAGNNAALKTAMALVRRNGQITKIGWGPKPVDMSLDPIIAKAATLQGSFSHTWSTWEAVLQLIANGTIMMDPMITHRFPLDKWEEAFRLVDAKVAVKVVIHPGVDN, encoded by the coding sequence ATGAAAGCCCTGGTAAAGTACGGAGTGACAGACGGTGACGTTGAGTTACGTGAGGTTCCTGAGCCAGAGATCGGCCCCGAGGACGTGCTGTTAGAAGTCAAGGCCGCTGGTGTTTGCGGCAGCGACATTGAGATGTGGCATCATAAAGTTACTTTCCCGGTAAATGTGCCGGTCATCCAGGGACATGAATTCTGCGGTGTAATTAAAGAAATTGGAGCCCAGGTGAAGGGCTTCAAAACCGGTGATCGGGTGGTTAGCGAAACGGCAGCTCATATTTGCGGGCATTGTTACCACTGCCGGGCAGGAGAGTATAATCTCTGCCCGGAGCGTAAGGGTTACGGTTCGGCCATTAACGGCTGCTTTACTAAATATGTCAAGGTACCGGCCCGGATCCTCCACTACATTCCTGAAAACGTAGACTTTGACGCCGCCGCCCTCACCGAACCCGCCTGTGTGGCCTACAACGCCGTCTTTATCAAGAGCCACCTGCGGCCTGGTGAACCGGTAGTAGTCATCGGTCCCGGCCCCATCGGCCTCTTCGCTGTCCAGATGGCCCGGATTGGCGGGGCCTACCCCATTGTCTTAATTGGCACCGAAGCAGATGCCGGTCGGATGGAGATAGGCAAGAAGATTGGCGCCAATATGACCATTAACGTCAGCCAGGAAGACCCGGAAGAGGTCATCGGCAAATTAACCGGAGGCCTGGGCGTACCCTTGGTAATCGACGCCGCCGGGAATAACGCCGCCCTAAAAACAGCCATGGCCCTGGTGCGGCGTAACGGCCAGATAACCAAGATCGGGTGGGGACCCAAACCAGTCGATATGTCCCTGGACCCTATCATCGCCAAAGCGGCCACCCTCCAGGGTTCTTTCAGCCACACCTGGTCAACCTGGGAGGCGGTCCTACAGCTAATTGCCAACGGCACCATCATGATGGACCCCATGATCACCCACCGCTTCCCCCTGGATAAGTGGGAAGAAGCTTTCCGGTTGGTAGATGCGAAGGTGGCCGTTAAGGTGGTGATTCACCCGGGAGTAGATAATTAA
- a CDS encoding ABC transporter substrate-binding protein yields the protein MGKLVKGWLLTILVVLLAIAVAGCGGGSGQSKDSGKAGEGNKLAGQTIRFVAANHNWTDTIKPLIPEFEKQTGIKVNMESYSEDPLTQKLTVEFTSGTSTIDVFMSRPLQEGKLFSKNKWYEPLNNYINDAQKTPADWDWNDFQKSAVQATTNNGNIFAVPIITEWEMIFYRKDLFEKAKLTPPTTLEELEAAAKKLNDPANGIAGIASRGQRGLAVTQFSSYLYGFGGDFLKDGKCVLDTPEAVKAFQYYGKMLHDYGPPGATNMSWPQVSALFASGKAAMMTDASSMLPGLLDPQKSKVADKLGFAVFPAGPKGAHPYSVVPWSLAISAQSKHKEAAWEFIKWLSSKEIMKKAQLAGNTMTRNSLWKDPEVLSKLPEGFAVVAQKTSEIGVPYDRPLMTAVVEARDAIGDVIVKSIENGGQGDIASLAKDATQKVNDLLTKNGGE from the coding sequence GTGGGCAAATTGGTTAAAGGATGGCTGCTAACAATCTTAGTTGTGCTTTTAGCCATCGCGGTAGCTGGATGTGGCGGCGGGAGCGGCCAGTCCAAAGACAGCGGCAAGGCCGGCGAGGGAAACAAGCTGGCCGGGCAGACAATACGCTTTGTCGCAGCCAACCACAACTGGACAGACACCATTAAACCCTTGATTCCAGAGTTCGAGAAACAGACGGGTATTAAAGTAAACATGGAAAGCTACTCCGAAGACCCATTGACCCAGAAGTTGACAGTCGAATTCACCTCCGGAACTTCAACAATCGACGTTTTTATGAGTCGGCCCCTGCAGGAAGGCAAGCTATTTAGCAAGAACAAATGGTATGAACCCCTAAACAACTATATCAACGACGCCCAAAAGACACCGGCCGATTGGGACTGGAATGATTTCCAAAAGTCGGCAGTGCAGGCCACAACCAACAACGGCAATATCTTTGCAGTACCCATAATCACCGAGTGGGAAATGATTTTCTACCGCAAAGATTTATTTGAAAAGGCCAAACTAACGCCACCGACTACCCTGGAAGAATTAGAAGCGGCAGCTAAAAAACTGAACGATCCAGCCAACGGTATAGCCGGCATCGCTTCCCGGGGGCAAAGAGGCCTGGCGGTCACCCAATTCTCGAGTTATTTATATGGCTTCGGCGGTGATTTCCTGAAGGACGGCAAATGCGTACTGGATACGCCGGAAGCTGTCAAAGCCTTCCAATATTATGGTAAGATGCTGCACGATTATGGGCCTCCAGGAGCCACTAATATGAGCTGGCCTCAAGTCTCGGCTCTCTTTGCCAGTGGCAAGGCCGCGATGATGACAGACGCTAGCAGTATGTTGCCAGGTCTATTGGATCCCCAAAAATCAAAGGTGGCCGACAAACTTGGTTTTGCCGTATTCCCGGCCGGGCCTAAAGGAGCCCATCCCTACTCGGTAGTACCCTGGTCCCTGGCCATCTCGGCCCAGTCCAAGCACAAGGAAGCCGCCTGGGAATTTATCAAGTGGCTCTCCAGTAAAGAAATTATGAAAAAGGCCCAGCTAGCCGGCAATACCATGACCCGGAACTCCCTGTGGAAAGACCCGGAGGTCCTGAGTAAACTGCCGGAAGGATTTGCCGTGGTAGCCCAGAAGACAAGTGAGATTGGTGTCCCCTATGATCGTCCCTTGATGACGGCAGTCGTCGAAGCCCGGGATGCCATTGGTGACGTCATCGTGAAGTCCATTGAAAATGGTGGGCAAGGAGATATTGCCTCGTTAGCTAAAGATGCTACGCAAAAGGTAAATGATCTACTAACTAAAAATGGAGGCGAATAG
- a CDS encoding carbohydrate ABC transporter permease, whose amino-acid sequence MNRFIERNISWLFPLPAALFVIIMMAFPVLYTFWVSLTDWSMSSGGAAHFIGLKNYVDLLKEPRFFNAIRLTFYFTILAVGVETFLGVAIALILNRDFPGKNAVKTILLLPMVATPVAIGLAWTLFYEPTIGLGNYALHLLGLPGSKWLASNVAVIPSLALVDIWEWTPMIVLICLAGLAGLPSDPFEAAQVDGATPAQVLRYVTLPLLSPTILIAVVLRSIDAFKTFDIIYTMTAGGPGFASETLNIFAYNLGFGYFRFGIASSALVALFAIVLGCSVLMLWMRKSWEV is encoded by the coding sequence ATGAACCGCTTTATCGAGCGCAACATCAGCTGGCTATTTCCCTTACCAGCGGCATTGTTCGTCATCATCATGATGGCCTTTCCCGTCCTTTACACCTTCTGGGTGAGTCTGACGGACTGGTCCATGAGCTCCGGAGGCGCGGCCCACTTTATCGGCCTCAAGAATTACGTCGACTTATTAAAAGAACCCCGCTTCTTTAACGCCATCCGCCTGACCTTCTACTTCACCATCCTGGCGGTAGGGGTCGAAACATTCCTGGGTGTAGCCATCGCCTTAATCTTAAACCGGGACTTTCCCGGCAAAAACGCCGTCAAGACCATCCTGTTACTGCCCATGGTGGCCACCCCGGTAGCCATTGGCCTGGCCTGGACCCTGTTCTACGAACCCACCATCGGGTTGGGCAACTACGCCCTGCACCTGTTGGGACTACCCGGTTCCAAATGGCTGGCCTCCAATGTAGCCGTCATTCCCTCCCTGGCCCTGGTAGACATCTGGGAGTGGACACCCATGATCGTTTTAATCTGTCTGGCCGGGCTGGCGGGTTTACCCAGCGACCCCTTCGAAGCCGCCCAGGTGGACGGGGCCACCCCGGCCCAGGTACTGCGCTACGTCACCCTGCCCTTATTGAGCCCGACCATCTTAATCGCCGTAGTCTTACGTAGTATTGACGCCTTCAAGACCTTCGACATCATCTACACCATGACCGCCGGGGGGCCGGGCTTCGCCTCCGAGACTTTAAACATCTTCGCCTACAACCTGGGCTTCGGCTACTTCCGCTTCGGCATCGCCTCTTCGGCCCTGGTCGCCCTCTTCGCCATCGTCCTGGGCTGCAGCGTCCTCATGCTCTGGATGCGCAAATCCTGGGAGGTTTAA
- a CDS encoding carbohydrate ABC transporter permease — protein MQKKNTLATIGWYLLIILVIIPFLFPLVWIISASFKTQAQIISMPPLWIFKPTLENYQRVFVEQDFGRFLLNSAIIAVGSTLLSLIIGLPAAYTISRYKQKTLGVFILIARLMPGISYLIPWFILFSRLKLVDTYTALIASHMLVGLPLIVWIMINYFDGLPRELEEAAQVDGCTLQHAFLRVVLPLSGPGILTATTLSFIFSWNNFMFSLVLSADRTKTLPIAIYNFVSYAEINWGSVMAAAVVIIAPAIILTMLFQKYVVKGLTMGAVKG, from the coding sequence ATGCAGAAAAAGAACACCCTGGCCACCATCGGCTGGTACCTCCTGATCATCCTGGTAATCATACCCTTTCTCTTTCCCCTGGTCTGGATCATCTCCGCCTCCTTCAAAACCCAGGCCCAGATCATCTCCATGCCACCGCTCTGGATATTTAAACCGACCTTAGAAAACTACCAGCGGGTCTTCGTGGAACAGGACTTCGGCCGCTTTCTCCTAAACAGCGCCATCATCGCCGTCGGTTCCACCCTGCTGTCCTTGATTATCGGCTTACCGGCAGCCTACACCATCTCCCGGTACAAACAAAAAACCCTGGGGGTCTTCATCCTCATTGCCCGGCTCATGCCCGGCATCTCCTACCTGATCCCCTGGTTCATCCTCTTCTCCCGGCTAAAATTGGTCGACACCTATACCGCCCTCATCGCCAGCCACATGCTGGTGGGGTTGCCCTTAATCGTCTGGATCATGATCAACTACTTCGACGGTTTGCCACGGGAATTAGAAGAAGCGGCCCAGGTGGACGGCTGTACCCTGCAGCACGCCTTCTTACGGGTGGTGCTGCCCTTATCCGGACCGGGGATTCTAACCGCCACCACCCTGTCCTTCATCTTCTCCTGGAACAACTTCATGTTCTCCCTGGTCTTGAGCGCCGACCGGACCAAGACCCTGCCCATCGCCATCTACAACTTCGTCTCCTACGCCGAGATCAACTGGGGCAGCGTCATGGCCGCCGCCGTAGTCATCATCGCCCCGGCCATTATCCTGACCATGCTCTTCCAGAAATACGTTGTCAAAGGCCTGACCATGGGGGCCGTGAAGGGGTAG
- a CDS encoding ABC transporter ATP-binding protein, with protein sequence MAKVILEHVTKKFDQVTAVADFNLEIQHNEFIVFVGPSGCGKSTTLRMIAGLEQQSAGNIYIGNQLVNDRPPRERNIAMVFQNYALYPHMNVYENMAFGLKLHHVPRKEIERRVQEAAAILGISQLLKRKPKELSGGQRQRVALGRAIVREPDVFLMDEPLSNLDAKLRVQMRTEIAKLHRRLATTMIYVTHDQTEAMTMADRIVVMKDGVIQQIADPQTLYDQPVNRFVAGFIGTPPMNFLTCQLQKQPEGWHLASHNIDVLVPDAWLAKIQQYEGREVTLGIRPENIHKGDPARDKVVATAEVIEPLGSETYLYLKAGEQNLIARVSPDTRPAAGSEVILYLDMQKAHLFDQESGLTIV encoded by the coding sequence ATGGCCAAGGTAATCCTCGAGCACGTTACCAAAAAGTTCGACCAGGTCACGGCCGTCGCCGATTTCAACCTGGAGATCCAGCATAACGAATTCATCGTCTTTGTCGGCCCCTCCGGGTGCGGTAAATCCACCACCTTACGGATGATCGCCGGGCTGGAACAGCAGAGTGCCGGCAACATCTATATCGGCAACCAACTGGTCAACGACAGACCACCCCGGGAGCGCAACATTGCCATGGTCTTCCAGAACTACGCCCTCTACCCCCACATGAACGTCTACGAGAACATGGCCTTCGGCCTCAAACTCCACCACGTACCCAGGAAGGAAATCGAGCGGCGAGTGCAGGAAGCAGCGGCGATCCTGGGGATCAGCCAGCTCCTCAAACGCAAACCCAAAGAACTCTCCGGCGGCCAGCGCCAGCGAGTGGCTCTGGGCCGGGCTATTGTCCGGGAACCTGACGTCTTCCTTATGGACGAACCCCTGTCCAACCTGGACGCCAAACTAAGGGTGCAGATGCGCACCGAGATCGCCAAACTCCACCGCCGCCTGGCCACCACCATGATCTACGTCACCCACGACCAGACCGAAGCCATGACCATGGCCGACCGCATCGTCGTCATGAAGGACGGGGTCATCCAGCAAATAGCCGATCCCCAGACCCTTTATGATCAACCAGTCAACCGGTTTGTCGCCGGCTTTATCGGCACGCCGCCCATGAACTTCTTAACCTGTCAGCTGCAGAAGCAACCGGAAGGCTGGCACCTGGCCAGTCACAATATCGACGTCCTCGTACCCGACGCCTGGCTGGCCAAGATCCAGCAGTACGAAGGCCGGGAGGTAACCCTGGGGATCCGGCCGGAGAACATCCATAAAGGCGACCCGGCCCGGGATAAGGTAGTAGCCACGGCGGAAGTCATTGAACCCCTGGGTTCCGAGACCTACCTCTACCTTAAAGCCGGGGAGCAAAACCTGATTGCCCGGGTCAGCCCTGACACCCGCCCGGCGGCAGGAAGTGAGGTCATCTTGTACCTCGACATGCAGAAAGCCCACCTCTTTGACCAGGAGAGCGGCCTAACTATTGTGTGA
- the larA gene encoding nickel-dependent lactate racemase encodes MLTTTTCPLYYGKARISVEVPTANLIGIIDPREAKIQEDEFTILRQALQNPIALPPLKELAQPGQKVAIVVDDNTRPTPTWKMLPLILAELETAGVQKEDITIVFANGSHRLQTREEQARLVGEEVMANYRVTDHNPHDKSTLTYLGQTSRGTPVHINHYVAEADLRILTGLIKPHCEAGYSGGGKAILPGVSSIETIISDHNYEANANPNAVFGVIDGNPIRSDIEDAAHLVEPCFILNVILDKEKRIVDAVAGEMIKAHRVGTQKLDRLVRVAVPEVADIVIAGCSYPTSVSLYQAANAALACTRLVHPIVKKGGIIILAAPCPEGVGGGPLYQLMSEAATPQEVVDKIAQPGFFLHDQWAAQLWATSLIHSDVYLVAEGITPEQARNMKAALYTSVEAALKAALTAKGRQGHILVLPDAPYTIPELTV; translated from the coding sequence ATGCTCACAACTACCACCTGCCCGCTCTATTACGGTAAAGCGAGAATTTCGGTAGAAGTACCGACGGCGAACCTCATCGGCATCATCGACCCCCGGGAAGCCAAAATCCAGGAAGACGAGTTCACCATTTTACGGCAGGCCTTGCAAAACCCCATCGCCCTGCCGCCCCTAAAGGAACTGGCTCAGCCTGGCCAGAAGGTGGCCATTGTCGTCGACGACAACACCCGGCCCACCCCCACCTGGAAGATGCTACCCTTAATCCTTGCCGAGTTAGAAACCGCCGGGGTTCAGAAAGAGGATATCACCATCGTCTTCGCCAACGGCTCCCACCGCTTGCAGACCCGGGAGGAACAGGCGCGGCTGGTGGGGGAGGAGGTTATGGCCAACTACCGGGTCACCGACCACAACCCCCACGACAAATCGACCCTGACCTATTTAGGCCAAACCTCCCGAGGCACCCCGGTGCACATCAACCACTACGTGGCAGAGGCCGATTTACGGATCCTGACCGGTTTAATCAAACCCCACTGCGAGGCCGGTTACAGCGGCGGCGGCAAGGCCATCCTCCCTGGGGTCAGCAGCATCGAGACCATAATCTCCGATCACAACTACGAAGCCAACGCCAACCCAAACGCCGTCTTCGGCGTCATTGACGGCAACCCCATCCGCAGCGACATCGAAGACGCGGCCCATTTAGTCGAACCCTGCTTTATCTTAAACGTCATCCTGGATAAAGAGAAACGCATCGTCGACGCCGTGGCCGGGGAGATGATTAAAGCCCACCGGGTTGGCACCCAAAAGCTCGACCGGCTGGTCCGGGTAGCGGTGCCGGAGGTGGCCGACATCGTTATCGCCGGTTGCAGTTACCCTACCAGCGTCAGCCTCTACCAGGCCGCCAACGCCGCCCTGGCCTGCACCCGGCTGGTCCACCCCATCGTGAAAAAAGGCGGGATCATCATCCTGGCCGCCCCCTGCCCCGAGGGTGTCGGTGGCGGTCCCCTCTACCAGCTGATGAGCGAGGCTGCCACGCCCCAGGAAGTAGTAGATAAAATTGCCCAACCTGGCTTCTTCCTCCACGATCAGTGGGCGGCCCAGCTGTGGGCTACTTCCCTGATCCACAGTGACGTTTACCTGGTGGCGGAGGGGATTACCCCGGAACAGGCCCGGAATATGAAGGCTGCCCTCTACACCTCGGTAGAAGCAGCTTTAAAGGCGGCCCTGACGGCCAAAGGCCGGCAGGGCCACATCCTGGTGCTGCCCGACGCGCCCTATACCATACCGGAACTGACTGTTTAA
- a CDS encoding PfkB family carbohydrate kinase, which yields MPAQMDVVSVGEILIDFVGLQNCLPLSRVTDFRRAAGGGPANVAVGVARLGGRAGFIGKVGQDAFGDYLRNTLQENGVDTCGLLQDKEAHTTLVFATLNEKAVPEFIFFRHGTADTRLDPDELPRAVLAASRILHFSSVSLTVEPARSATLAAVRIARAAGAIISFDPNLRLSLWPDRETARENILQAAAQADIIKLNEEELAFLTGCPEMAAGIAALLSGKLFSRELSVDGKVLPPRVGSSNTKLAPGSESDYFAHDTEVAPVTNTPPFDVAVTSSSIVTKIAPGSRLIAVTRGAAGAVLAQQGLQVAIPALPVTAVDTTGAGDAFMAGMLTALAGTLEDGPDLTVLEEKDLYQIGRLATMAAGLTCTRAGAIPALPTKAEVEEELRRNLSCTL from the coding sequence ATGCCTGCACAAATGGACGTCGTTTCAGTAGGCGAGATTCTAATCGACTTTGTAGGATTGCAAAACTGTCTCCCCCTTAGTAGGGTTACCGATTTTCGCCGCGCTGCCGGCGGCGGGCCGGCCAACGTTGCCGTGGGGGTGGCCCGCCTTGGGGGGCGAGCAGGCTTTATCGGTAAAGTGGGTCAGGACGCCTTTGGCGATTATCTGAGGAATACTCTTCAGGAAAACGGCGTCGATACCTGCGGCCTGCTTCAGGATAAAGAGGCCCACACCACGCTAGTTTTTGCGACTCTAAACGAAAAGGCGGTGCCGGAGTTTATCTTCTTTCGGCACGGTACGGCGGATACCAGGCTCGACCCTGACGAACTGCCGCGCGCAGTCCTGGCGGCTTCCCGGATCCTGCACTTTAGCTCCGTATCCCTAACAGTGGAACCGGCCCGCAGCGCCACCCTGGCGGCCGTCCGGATAGCCCGCGCGGCCGGGGCAATCATATCCTTTGACCCCAACCTGCGCCTTTCCCTCTGGCCGGACCGGGAGACGGCCAGGGAAAATATCCTGCAAGCAGCCGCTCAAGCGGACATTATTAAGCTCAATGAAGAAGAGCTGGCATTTTTAACCGGTTGTCCGGAGATGGCCGCTGGGATAGCGGCGCTTCTATCCGGGAAACTCTTTTCCAGGGAGTTATCTGTGGATGGTAAGGTATTACCCCCGCGGGTAGGCAGCAGCAATACAAAATTAGCGCCGGGATCCGAATCAGACTACTTTGCCCATGATACAGAAGTAGCGCCGGTCACGAACACACCCCCCTTCGATGTGGCCGTCACCTCGAGCAGTATAGTTACAAAAATAGCGCCGGGGTCGCGGCTAATCGCCGTAACCCGGGGCGCAGCCGGGGCTGTCCTGGCCCAACAGGGGTTACAGGTTGCGATCCCGGCCCTACCGGTAACCGCTGTGGATACCACCGGCGCCGGGGATGCCTTTATGGCCGGAATGCTGACTGCCCTGGCCGGGACTTTAGAAGATGGGCCGGATTTAACGGTTCTGGAAGAAAAGGATTTATACCAGATCGGTCGCCTGGCAACCATGGCCGCGGGCTTAACCTGCACTCGTGCCGGCGCCATCCCGGCGCTGCCGACGAAAGCGGAGGTGGAAGAAGAGCTGCGGCGTAACTTAAGCTGTACTTTATGA